The genomic region TGGTGCTGTCCGACCCGGAGACGGCGGCGAAGGTCGACCGCCGGTGGAAGGAGTACGGACTCTCGTGAGCAGCGCATCAGCCGCGATCCCCCAGCCCCAGCCGGGGCGCACCAAGGCGTTCCTGCGCCTCGTCATGATCGAGCACTCCGTCTTCGCGCTGCCCTTCGCGTACATCGCGGCGCTGACGGCGATGTTCACGCTGGACGGGAACATCCACTGGGTCCGGCTGCTGCTGGTGACCATCGCGATGGTCGGCCTGCGGACCTTCGCCATGGCGGCGAACCGGATCATCGACCGCGAGATCGACGCCCGCAACCCCCGTACGGCCCATCGCGAGCTCGTCACCGGCGCGATGAGCGTGAAGCACGCGTGGACGGGCGCGCTGGTCGCCCTGGTGTTCTTCCTCGGCGCGGCGGCCCTGCTCAACCCGCTGTGCCTGGCGCTGGCCCCCATCGCGGTCATCCCGATGGTGGTCTACCCGTACGGCAAGCGGTTCACGAACTTCCCGCAGGCCATCCTCGGTCTGGCCCAGGCGATGGGGCCGATCGGCGGCTGGCTGGCGATCACGGGGGAGTGGTCCTGGGACGCGGTACTCCTCGGCCTCGCGGTCGGCATCTGGATCGGCGGCTTCGACCTGATCTACGCCTGCCAGGACGTGACAACGGACCGCGAGATCGGCGTCATGTCGGTCCCGGCGCGCTTCGGTATCCCGACGGCGATCTGGGGCGCGCGCGCCTGCCACGCCCTCACGACGGCCCTCTTCGTCTGGTACGCGCTGGCCACCGACGCGGGCACCTTCTTCTGGTTCGGCCTGCTGATCGTCACGGCCGCGTTCCTGTACGAGCACTCGATCGTCCGCCCGCACGACCTCTCTCGCGTGAACCGCGCCTTCTTCAGCGTCAACGGCTTCATCGGGATTGCCCTGTTCGGGTGTGCGTTGCTTGATCTTCTGGTTCGGGGTCTGACCGTGTGAATACGGTGCGGCCTACCATCGAGGGCAGGAACCCCAGGGAGGCCACCGTGACCGTCTCGGACCTTGACCGCCTGCACTCGCAGCTCAGCAAGCTGGAGGACATGTTCCCCGGCTACCTGACGGAGATTGTCGAGGGCAGCATCGTGATGAACCCGGTCAGGCCGTTCCACGGGAGGACCATCCAGCGCCTGTGGGCCCTCGTCGAGGACCAGCTGCCGCCGGAGTGGGTCGTGGTGAGTGATGTGGCCTTTCCGTTCGATGACGCCAACGAGTTCTGCCCGGACCTCGCGGTCATTCCCGCCGAAGCGGAGGCCGAGAACCGCAGCGCGTACCCGTTCGACCTGATCGAGCTCGTTGCCGAGGTGGTGTCTCCGGAGAGTGTCCGGCGTGACTACGAGGTGAAGCCCCGCTGGTACGCCTCCCGCGGCATCGCCAACTACTTGATCCTCGACCCGCTCAAGGGCCACTGCGTCACGATGTGGAACCCGGGCGCCGACGGCTACCGGGGCCGCGACATCATCCCGTACGGCACGGACCTGACCGTCGATTCGTCGCTGGGCAAGCTGACGATCGCCACCGCAGGTCTTCCCACGGATCCGAAGGCGCGCGACCGGTCCTGAGCTCCGGGCGGCCCGCCGGTAGGCTCAGGGTGTGAACGCAGGAGAAACTCAGCGTCGGCCTTGGATCGTGGGGGTCTCCGGCGCGTCCGGAACGCCGTACGCGGCGGCCGTGCTGCGTGCCCTCCTCGCGGTCGGCGAAAGCGTCGACCTCGTCGTCTCGCGGGCCTCACGGCTCACGCTGCTCGACGAGACCGGGATCGGCTTCCGGGACGCCCACTGGCAGGAGGACCTCCGGGAGTGGCTCGGCCGGGGGGCCGACGGCAAGCCCGGTACCTTCACGGCGGACGTCGGCGACATACGGTACTGGAGCGCGGGTGACCTGGCGGCGGGGCCGTCGTCGGGCTCGTACGCCTCGAAGGGCATGCTGATCGTGCCCGCCTCCACCGCATGCGTCGCCGGAGTCGCGCTCGGCCTCTCGAAGGACCTGTTGCAGCGTGCCGCGAGCGTCACGCTCAAGGAGCGGCGCAAGCTGGTCGTCGCCGTCCGCGAGACTCCGTTGAACGGGCAGACCCTGCGGCATCTGGTGACACTGGACGACGCGGGCGCGACCGTACTGCCGGCCTCCCCGGCGTTCTACGCGGGAGCGACCCACATCCAGGACCTGGTGGACTTCGTCGCCGGGCGCGTGCTGGACGCGGCGGGCGTCGGGCACACGCTCTACCGCCGCTGGGAGGGCGAACTCGGCGGCGGCGACCAACGCACCACCTGAGCAACGCGCAGCACAGTACCCACGCATCACTTCAGGGCATCACTTCAGGAACTCTTCAGCGGAAGGCTATCGATCGCATGGACGCGGTGGACAGGCAGCTCATCCAGGCCCTCAGGGAGAACGGCCGGGCTTCCTACGCGGAGCTGGGACGCCTCGTCGGACTGTCGGGACCCAGTGTCACCGACCGCATCAACCGCCTGGAGGCCGCCGGTGTCATCACCGGCTACCGCGCGACGGTCGACGCGACCTCGCTCGGCCTCGGCGTCACCGCCCTCATCGGCATCTCGCTCTCCGACGCCACCGACCACCAGGACGTGGCGCACCGGCTCAAGGAACTCAACGAGATCGAGGACTGCTGGTTCATCGCCGGCGACGACTCCTACATGCTCAAGGTGCGGGCGCCCGACGTGGACGGCCTGGAGAAGACCATCCGGCGGCTGTCGGGGACGAAGGGCGTCTCCCGGACCCGTACGACCATCGTGCTCTCCACGAAGTGGGAGAACAGGGTGGGTGAGCTGCCCGAAGAGGAATAAGACTCTGGGCGTACGGTTGGCAGGGTTCGTCACTAGGAGAGGCACAAGCATGGATGTCGGGCTCAAGCGCGAGCTGGAGGACAAGGTCCGGGCCGGTGAGCGGCTGACCCGCGAGGACGGTATCGCGCTGTACGAGTCGGACGACCTGGCCTGGCTGGGCGGGCTCGCCCACGAGGTGCGGACCCGGAAGAACGGCGACGTCGTCCACTTCAACGTCAACCGCCACCTCAACATGACGAACGTGTGCACCGCGTCCTGCGCGTACTGCTCGTTCCAGCGCAAGCCGGGCGAGAAGGACGCGTACACGATGCGCATCGAGGAGGCCGTCCGCCTCGCCAAGACGATGGAGGGCGAGAACCTCACCGAGCTGCACATCGTCAACGGCCTGCACCCGAACCTGCCGTGGCGGTACTACCCGCGCTCGCTCAGCGAACTGAAGAAGGCCCTCCCGAACGTTTCCCTGAAGGCCTTCACGGCGACGGAGATCCACCACTTCGAGACGATCTCGGGGCTGAGCGCGTCCGAGATCCTCGACGAGCTGATCGACGCGGGTCTGGAGTCGTTGACCGGCGGCGGCGCGGAGATCTTCGACTGGGAGATCCGGCAGCACATCGTCGACCACCGCACCCACTGGGAGGACTGGTCGCGCATCCACCGCCTCGCGCACGAGAAGGGTCTCAAGACCCCGTGCACGATGCTGTACGGCCACATCGAGGAGCCGCGTCACCGGGTCGACCACGTCCTGCGTCTCCGCGAACTCCAGGACGAGACCGGCGGCTTCCAGGTCTTCATCCCGCTGCGCTACCAGCACGACTTCGTGGACATGAAGGACGGCAAGGTGCGTAACCGCCTCCAGGCGCGTACGCAGATGGCGACGGGCGCGGAGGCGTTGAAGACGTTCGCGGTGTCGAGGTTGTTGTTCGACAACGTGCCGCACGTCAAGGTCTTCTGGGTGATGCACGGCGTCCAGACCGCCCAGCTTGCCCTCCAGCACGGCGCCGACGACATGGACGGCTCGGTCGTCGAGTACAAGATCACCCACGACGCCGACAACTACGGCACCCCGAACAAGCTGACCCGCGAGGACCTCCTCGACCTGATCCGCGACGCCGGTTTCCGCCCGGTCGAGCGGAACACGCGGTACGAGATCATCCGCGAGTACGACGGCCCGGACGCGGGGCGTCGGGAGTCGCCGCAGCCGATGAGGGTTTGAGTCTGCGGGGGTGCTGGGTGGGGGTCTGAGGCCGCGGGTGTGTCGGGTGCGGGCCGGCGGGGGCTCGTCGCTCCCCCACTCTCGGCTTCGCTCGAGCGGGGGGACCCCCATCGCGGCGGAGCCGCAAATGTCACAGCCCCGCGCCCCTTCGGGGCGTGACGTACGTGACGTCGGGGCCTGCTTGAGGTGGGTGTGGCGTAATGTCTAGCCTGCTCCTATGCCCCTTACGTTCGAACTCGACCCCCCGGTCGACCGCGCGTTGCGCGACGGCATTCTCACCCTGTGGGCGGACGTCGCCAACGCCGGCGGCTCCGTCGGCTTCGTACCCCCCGTGACGGTGGACGACGTACGCCCCGACCTGGTGAACCACTTCGTCGCCATGGCGGAGGGGCGGACCCGGCTGCTCGTCGGCCGGGACGCGTCGGGCGAGGTCGCGGCGACCGCGTTCATCGCCTTCAACACCCACCGGCTGATGCGCCACTGGGCGTGGCTCTACACGGTCATGGTGCACCCACGACACCAGCGCATGGGCTACGGCCGTGACCTGCTCGCCGCCTCCGCCGCCGCGGCCCGCACCCTGGACGGCATAGAGGCGATACGGCTCACCTGCCGCGGCGGGCTCGGCCTGGAGCACTTCTACGCCTCCTGCGGCTACAAGGAGGTCGGCCGGGTGCCCGGCGCGATCAGGGTCGCTCCCGGGGACGACCGCGACAGCGTATTCATGCTGCTGTCGCTCGCCTGACTCCCCACACCCCCCTGCAAGATCCTGTGCCCGGCGTGCTTCACTGGACGGTGCCCTTTGGGAATGTCGGGAACGTTCGGGGACGATCGGACCCCTTCGGACCTGTTCG from Streptomyces sp. NBC_00878 harbors:
- the mqnP gene encoding menaquinone biosynthesis prenyltransferase MqnP — its product is MSSASAAIPQPQPGRTKAFLRLVMIEHSVFALPFAYIAALTAMFTLDGNIHWVRLLLVTIAMVGLRTFAMAANRIIDREIDARNPRTAHRELVTGAMSVKHAWTGALVALVFFLGAAALLNPLCLALAPIAVIPMVVYPYGKRFTNFPQAILGLAQAMGPIGGWLAITGEWSWDAVLLGLAVGIWIGGFDLIYACQDVTTDREIGVMSVPARFGIPTAIWGARACHALTTALFVWYALATDAGTFFWFGLLIVTAAFLYEHSIVRPHDLSRVNRAFFSVNGFIGIALFGCALLDLLVRGLTV
- a CDS encoding Uma2 family endonuclease — its product is MTVSDLDRLHSQLSKLEDMFPGYLTEIVEGSIVMNPVRPFHGRTIQRLWALVEDQLPPEWVVVSDVAFPFDDANEFCPDLAVIPAEAEAENRSAYPFDLIELVAEVVSPESVRRDYEVKPRWYASRGIANYLILDPLKGHCVTMWNPGADGYRGRDIIPYGTDLTVDSSLGKLTIATAGLPTDPKARDRS
- a CDS encoding UbiX family flavin prenyltransferase codes for the protein MNAGETQRRPWIVGVSGASGTPYAAAVLRALLAVGESVDLVVSRASRLTLLDETGIGFRDAHWQEDLREWLGRGADGKPGTFTADVGDIRYWSAGDLAAGPSSGSYASKGMLIVPASTACVAGVALGLSKDLLQRAASVTLKERRKLVVAVRETPLNGQTLRHLVTLDDAGATVLPASPAFYAGATHIQDLVDFVAGRVLDAAGVGHTLYRRWEGELGGGDQRTT
- a CDS encoding Lrp/AsnC family transcriptional regulator, which codes for MDAVDRQLIQALRENGRASYAELGRLVGLSGPSVTDRINRLEAAGVITGYRATVDATSLGLGVTALIGISLSDATDHQDVAHRLKELNEIEDCWFIAGDDSYMLKVRAPDVDGLEKTIRRLSGTKGVSRTRTTIVLSTKWENRVGELPEEE
- the mqnE gene encoding aminofutalosine synthase MqnE: MDVGLKRELEDKVRAGERLTREDGIALYESDDLAWLGGLAHEVRTRKNGDVVHFNVNRHLNMTNVCTASCAYCSFQRKPGEKDAYTMRIEEAVRLAKTMEGENLTELHIVNGLHPNLPWRYYPRSLSELKKALPNVSLKAFTATEIHHFETISGLSASEILDELIDAGLESLTGGGAEIFDWEIRQHIVDHRTHWEDWSRIHRLAHEKGLKTPCTMLYGHIEEPRHRVDHVLRLRELQDETGGFQVFIPLRYQHDFVDMKDGKVRNRLQARTQMATGAEALKTFAVSRLLFDNVPHVKVFWVMHGVQTAQLALQHGADDMDGSVVEYKITHDADNYGTPNKLTREDLLDLIRDAGFRPVERNTRYEIIREYDGPDAGRRESPQPMRV
- a CDS encoding GNAT family N-acetyltransferase — translated: MPLTFELDPPVDRALRDGILTLWADVANAGGSVGFVPPVTVDDVRPDLVNHFVAMAEGRTRLLVGRDASGEVAATAFIAFNTHRLMRHWAWLYTVMVHPRHQRMGYGRDLLAASAAAARTLDGIEAIRLTCRGGLGLEHFYASCGYKEVGRVPGAIRVAPGDDRDSVFMLLSLA